The Martelella sp. AD-3 genome includes a region encoding these proteins:
- a CDS encoding S26 family signal peptidase: MSRRHTLAVSMLAVGTLVATAVADLPTRLIWNATASAPIGFYTVAPANALEVPELVAIMPSEQSMVERGYIGRGVPLLKRVLGLPGQRVCRNGATITVDNVEMGDALERDRMGRDLPVWQGCRIIGEGELFLMNWDIRDSLDGRYFGPVPASSVIGRALPLWTDEEGDGRYEWRAATH; this comes from the coding sequence ATGAGCCGCCGTCATACTCTCGCGGTGTCCATGCTGGCTGTCGGAACACTTGTCGCCACGGCGGTTGCCGATCTGCCAACCCGGCTGATCTGGAATGCGACTGCCAGCGCGCCCATCGGCTTCTACACAGTTGCTCCCGCCAATGCGCTCGAAGTTCCCGAACTGGTCGCCATCATGCCGTCTGAGCAGTCCATGGTCGAGCGCGGCTATATCGGACGCGGCGTGCCGCTGCTGAAGCGCGTCCTCGGCCTGCCAGGACAGCGCGTCTGCCGCAACGGTGCGACCATTACCGTCGATAATGTCGAGATGGGGGACGCACTGGAGCGCGACCGTATGGGCCGCGATCTGCCGGTCTGGCAGGGCTGCCGCATCATCGGCGAGGGTGAACTCTTCCTCATGAATTGGGACATCCGGGACAGCCTCGACGGCCGTTACTTCGGACCTGTTCCCGCCAGTTCCGTCATCGGCAGGGCGCTCCCGCTGTGGACCGATGAGGAAGGCGATGGCCGCTACGAATGGCGGGCGGCCACGCATTGA
- a CDS encoding DUF2840 domain-containing protein has protein sequence MTGKTVRAAHEHPQADGPAPFTTLVELTFQKRKVERWIRFGRKSFEQIIDRRRSLIGFAPESIFAFVRWASNDYGTIVSRLDILRAVGRGEPYQTVPFVRPGGEILLRNDGWRQVQRVLALIDAVDALGVDPADVAPDHWRHVHNRLSAGQEPNPYTPERHAAWVNRRRIAP, from the coding sequence ATGACCGGCAAAACCGTGCGCGCTGCTCATGAACATCCGCAGGCGGACGGGCCTGCACCGTTCACCACATTGGTCGAACTGACCTTCCAGAAGAGGAAGGTCGAGCGCTGGATACGCTTCGGCCGCAAGAGCTTTGAACAGATCATCGACCGCCGCCGCAGTCTGATCGGTTTTGCGCCCGAAAGCATCTTCGCCTTCGTCCGCTGGGCCTCCAACGATTACGGCACCATCGTCTCGCGACTCGACATCCTGCGCGCCGTTGGTCGCGGCGAACCGTACCAGACCGTGCCTTTCGTTCGTCCTGGCGGCGAGATCCTGCTGCGTAATGATGGCTGGCGACAAGTCCAGCGGGTGCTGGCCCTGATTGATGCCGTGGACGCGCTTGGCGTCGATCCGGCGGATGTTGCGCCGGACCATTGGCGGCACGTCCACAACCGCTTGAGTGCCGGTCAGGAACCCAATCCCTACACCCCGGAGCGCCATGCCGCGTGGGTCAACCGCCGGAGAATTGCGCCATGA
- a CDS encoding DUF736 domain-containing protein, with protein sequence MPQIGQFARDASGFAGQLVTLTMKRDLVIVPTEHSDAENAPDYRVHYIEHDGPEVGAAWKRTGEKAGEYLSVLLDDPALPQPIRANLFRDDDAGSSWSLHWSRPRPHEDRD encoded by the coding sequence ATGCCACAGATCGGTCAATTCGCGCGTGACGCATCCGGCTTCGCCGGTCAGCTCGTCACGCTCACCATGAAGCGCGATCTTGTTATCGTACCCACTGAGCATTCCGATGCGGAGAATGCGCCGGACTATCGCGTCCATTACATTGAACATGACGGGCCAGAGGTCGGCGCTGCATGGAAACGCACCGGCGAAAAGGCTGGCGAATATCTCTCGGTGCTGCTTGACGATCCCGCCTTGCCGCAGCCGATCCGCGCCAATCTGTTCCGCGACGACGATGCAGGCTCGTCATGGTCGCTGCACTGGAGCCGCCCGCGGCCCCACGAAGATCGAGACTGA
- a CDS encoding lytic transglycosylase domain-containing protein, producing MQARHGRCTGAARGPTKIETEIMRSRALLLFTALMSAGSGLTPAFAQVTPQPAPVTAHPHVAFIAEASQRFGIPEHWIRAVLRVESAGDVRAISSAGAMGLMQVMPDTWAGLRSRHGLGRDPYDPRDNILAGTAYLREMWDRYGNVAAMLAAYNAGPGRYDEHLATGRTLPAETRAYVATLAPLLGGATAPDVPMIVPPPPPDWREAPLFVAQSGGNSAAVNQPSSDIRATVPLRDSVDQEPQDGGIFVARASNGDKP from the coding sequence ATGCAGGCTCGTCATGGTCGCTGCACTGGAGCCGCCCGCGGCCCCACGAAGATCGAGACTGAGATCATGCGATCCCGCGCCCTTCTTCTCTTCACGGCCCTTATGTCGGCTGGCAGCGGATTGACGCCTGCATTTGCGCAGGTCACGCCGCAACCCGCGCCTGTTACCGCGCATCCCCATGTTGCTTTCATTGCCGAGGCGTCACAGCGCTTCGGCATTCCAGAGCACTGGATTCGGGCTGTGTTGCGTGTGGAAAGCGCGGGCGATGTGCGCGCCATCTCATCGGCGGGTGCAATGGGACTGATGCAGGTCATGCCCGACACCTGGGCGGGCCTGCGCAGCCGCCATGGTCTCGGGCGCGATCCTTACGATCCGCGCGACAACATCCTCGCAGGCACAGCGTATCTGCGCGAGATGTGGGACCGCTATGGCAATGTCGCAGCCATGCTGGCGGCCTACAATGCCGGTCCCGGTCGCTATGACGAGCATCTGGCGACCGGCCGCACTTTGCCCGCAGAAACACGCGCCTATGTCGCCACGCTCGCACCGCTTCTCGGCGGTGCGACTGCGCCTGATGTGCCGATGATCGTTCCGCCGCCACCGCCGGATTGGCGCGAAGCTCCGCTCTTTGTTGCGCAATCCGGCGGCAATTCGGCGGCGGTCAATCAGCCGTCAAGCGACATCCGCGCAACCGTTCCTCTGCGCGATTCCGTCGATCAGGAGCCGCAGGACGGCGGCATATTCGTGGCCCGTGCGAGCAATGGCGACAAGCCATGA